Below is a genomic region from Hevea brasiliensis isolate MT/VB/25A 57/8 chromosome 3, ASM3005281v1, whole genome shotgun sequence.
aatgacaggagttaaattgagttagctactaaggcttgcaactgttttaaactatgagctggaggaaatactaattgtggatgagtttcaatagatgaaattattgctaatgggtaatttgaggttgaagtttggaaagttgtgggcaggatatgtgattatattaaggagaaaaaacacgtgaagtatcttatttagaattaaggcatgacacacatttcccacagtagtgttagttcggatggaacttatagtttcgagctcctatccatccagatgagcaatttcctactaaggtggtagggaatgataatgttcgatagttaagttgggaaaggggttacaaaaacgaattttctatggttaattataagtgttacaaaaggtgaagaatgtgctggtaggagaaaatcgtaaggttagaatccccgaagtaatggaactagtaatcaagataagactaagaaataaaaagaaagttaaagttgatgatgggatagacatctttgaaggaaaaggtgtaaggatgagataggactaaaattaaggaataagtacaaagagttgaaaagataccaacaataccaaaaataggaaaagggaagtggataagatgcaaaggacaggaagagagctcgatagagtcagttataatgatgaggataaggagtgtctaaccactgctcctgtgttaacactacctatgagcggtgaaggatacaccgtgtactgtgacgccttcagagttagcctagggtgtgttttgatgcgaaatggaaaagtagtggcttatgcttcaaggcagctgaagaggcatgagcagaactaccccacccatgacttggaaatggcggctgtaatctttgcactaaaaatctggagacactacctgtatggtgaagtgtgcgagatatacaccgaccataagagtttgaagtacatcttccaacaaagggatttaaacttgagacagaggagatggatggagcttctgaaagactatgattgcaccatccagtaccaccctgggaggccaatgttgtagcagatgctttgagcagaaaatcttctggtagtctggcgcacatttcagcagagaagagaccattgattcaggaggtacatgagttgatggatcaaggtttaatcctagatctttcagatgagggggtattgttggctcatttttcagtgaggccagacttgagggacagagttagagtttcccaacacagagaccaacaattgatgaagatcatagaaagagtacagcaaggtgaaggtggtgagtttggatttgccaatgatggcgccctagtgcatggttcgaggatatgtgtgcccgatgtggacaatctcagaaatgaaatcatgcaagaggcacactatacactgtacaatgtccacccaggctccaccaagatgtaccatgatgtgaaagatagctattggtggaatggcatgaagagagacatagcagattttgtgtccaagtgcttgacttgtcagaaggtgaagtttgaacaccagagaccgtcagggaagctgcaagagctccctatcccagaatggaagtgggaaatgatcactatggattttgtgactgggttgcctcgtaccacgcgaggatgtgattcgatatgggtaattgtagaccgcttgaccaaatcagctcacttcttatctgtgaagactacatattcgtgCGCAGTATgccctctacattcgagaaatagtcgattgcatggagttccgcccaTAATATCCGTGAGGGCCCcggttcacttctcggttttggagaaagttgcaggaggcacttggcacacagttgaacttcagtacggctttccaccctcagacagacggacagtccgaaaggacaatccaaacactggaagacatgcttcgcatgagtgtcttggattttggaggtcaatgggatgagcagctagctttggtggagtttgcctacaacaacaattatcactccaaagatagggatggcacctatgaggcattatatggaagaaagtgtaggtctcctccgtgttggacagaaatggggaagcaaaggtgcatgatgtagacctagtgcaagacacttgaggtagttcctttaatcagggaacgactgaaaacagctttcagtaggcagaagagttatgcagaccccagacggagggatgtggagtttgcagtgggcgactatgtattcctgaagatttctccaatgaagggagtcatgagatttggaaagaagggcaagttggcacctcggtatatcggaccttttgaggttactgatagagttggagcagttgcctaccggttggagctaccacccaacctttctcacgttcatcccgtgtttcacatctccatgctcaggaaatacattccagatccttctcatgtactacagccggatgtaatagagctaaaagagaacttgacatttgaggagcaacctgtagccatagtggactaccaagtgagacagctaagatcaaaacagatccctatggttaaggttttgtggaggagccagtcagtggaagagtgcacctgggagtcagaacgggacatgcgtagcaagtacccttatctattcaatgtgtaatcatgtactttattctgccttgtgtaaaattcgaggacgaattttttttaaggggggaagaatgtaacacccctgattttttatatattattattgggctacgtgtaggtatcctcaattcgcggaaattcgacagttgtccggatctgtgaatttccggccagacagaccagctaccggaaaagtctccgaattggatcgaggttttggctaccccaccattgtcaggcatcccgagcgcgttcccgaagtcggaatcggcaaaggtaaacccgaaccttgctttttcgtaattttctagtgcttaaataggattaaaaatccataaaatattcgtggtagcttagaaaattacgattctttttgcaatagcttagtaatatttctaaggaccgcggggcagagttttataatttttagggcttatttgagcagtttttgcaaaaatgatcaattataaggactaaattgaaattttacatattgtgatggatgattgatttgatgggcccaggaggggctgtgtgacgtgattgagttgtggatatgtggattgtggatatagaagtgtgttttaagcccttttgcaggttgggtaggtcctaggtataggggagactctgccggattttcggcacgacttaggacgtatttggtctttttccttgtttgtatggagtcaaatttattaaatgattgtaataaaattgtcaggtgagccgggacaactttcttcctccgcccagccgcctcagtgaccaccgtcaagtctgtgagtaaaatattaattttaattgtaatttcgatattattatatgttcaagcatgcccatgcatcacttatatgcatatttatgtagttaaactctaggcacgatttatgttgcattcataactgttaacgtgccatggatgttgttgtggtaatttggagcagtgtgcgtgcgttggcgtgcgtgtgatgtggtgtggactatgggcggggcgggtagtcacggcttgagttcttatttgggacccgatccttcggggtagtGACGCTTGAGTTCTTTctttgggaccccgatttggtttattgcgaaagtcaggcttgagttcttcactgcactaggttggatttaagagggtCAGATAGGGATTAgctccatatattatgattgatgttacagtgcgtgagtgctccaaattaccttttgatgttatgatgtgaaaatgttgttgatgttgcatttcactctatagtGCATTAGTTGTCTAtatttatagagattatggttattattgatattttactctctgagtcgaacgctcactcctgttcaaaaatttttccaggccacaggaggatatttttgaggttaacctgctttctccctcgcaggtcgattactaatgtttgtataaacttgttaaatcttagaatttccgcatgtgttagaaatgtttatttgatttgggtctgtaaactaaattattattttggacctgtaaacttaatattctatgcatgtttgatggattggatgagggagctgagctcccatttattgtattttgatgagtatgtggagggtgagctgagctccccaattgagtatttattgtgtttacaggtcgggtgagtcgaaaactccccgttggaaagtccattttatggccggactctgtccgtttggtttcttgaatttgggcccaaatgggccttagagttgggttaatgaatagttagacttactacgggcctcgggggctttaggctggcccaggtcctagtgccggtccggcccataggttgggtcgtgacaatttttATCAAATACTCTTACTTCAAATCACTATATACATAGCTAACAATTAACTATTAATATCTAATAGTTAGTAAAATAGTTAACGATAATTAAAATGGTTAATATTACCAAATAGAGCTTAGTATTTTaattatgattaaaaaaataatatcactttttataattaataattaatttaatatctatTTTTATCAAATACTTATACTTTaaactattttataaatagtaATAACTAATAGTTAACTGTTAGTTAAATAGCTAATTCATACTAAAATAACTGATAGTAACTAAAAATAATTAGTATTACCGAAGAGATTTTTtactttaaaataaaaaatgtaattttttCCCCTAAGCAActgaaattcaataaaaataattaaataactaattggaattttgtattttttcctttttaaagaaataaaaacgGACTATACAATTCCCTttcaaataaaacaaaatattatGTGATATGTTTTAAAACATCATCAATTAGTCCATACTTTTGTCATGTGTAACAACTGTCtaaccatatatatataaaattttaataataattataattaatattaaaaatatttttttattaatttaatatatttaaaattttttaataatttatattaaattatctgtattaatttaaaattctattatcattatttaaataatatatgaatctgttgaattatatatatttaataaataatttatattttaaaatttaataatttttaaaataataaatattcaattcataaaattaaaaaactgaattaaattaatataatttaaatccaAACCAAACTCCAAAAATACTCACCCGTTGTCCTCATTGGGTGGAGGTGGTGAtgggtttttttttattttttatttttcctttaaaaaaaaaaatccgttTTGCTTTGAAAAGAAAAGTTAAAGGCATTCACTAGCAGACAAACAGATTCTGGTTTTCTCCAAAGCCCGAGAAAggccaaaagaaagagagagaaaacaaAGCCATGCACCAATTCCGAGTCCAAAGCATATGTTTTTGAGGGACACACCCACCCACCCACACGAGTGGCTCTCGACTTGCATGCAACATTTCAGACCCCCTTACAACTTTATatactataataatttatttatttatttatttattttttcagagATCAGTCTCAAAATAAGCACCCCCAGCCCCTCCCTGTCCTCGCAAATTTATGTATAAAGAGCTGGAGTAAAGAGGCAATCGTGTGgcttcttctcttcttttttctcATTCAACAAACACTTTCAATCCCCATTCTGTTTCTGTTTTATACAGGCTTCTTTCCTTCCTGCTTTTAAttgtttcttttcttctcttctctgccTCATTAAAACTGAGCAACTCTCctgttttctcttcttttctctcttgCCAAACAAATTTACCTTTTTCTAATGGTGAGAGTAAAAATGCAATTCACCCTCTTTCTTCTCTGATCACTCTTCTTCACTTCTTTGTTTTTTTTCTTCCCTTTGTTGCATCTCAAAAATCTGTCTTTCACTCTGCTTCTGAGGCATTATATAGAAAGGAGACAGCTTTGGGGTTTTCAACTTCTGTTTTATTTCATCTTCCTGTCTGGTTTTATATCTGGTTTCTTTTGTTCAAAATGAGTGTACAACACCTAAGGAGTGACAATAATAGTTTCAGTGGGTGTCAAAACATGAATTTTCTGCCTCCACCTGCCGCTTCTCAACTGTATCTCGCTAGATTTGGggtaatgggtaagtctagagaGACGGAAACCAAAAATCCTCAAACGGGGTTTCAGTTTTTGAGCCATTCAATGGACCAAAACGGAAAGCCATGGAGTATTCAACAGGTAGAAAACAGGGGAACTAAGAGGCCTCATGATGGGAGTGATGGGATTTTCGGAATTCAAAAGAAAGATCTGTCTTTGAATTTAGTTGAAGAAGAGGAGCCTAAGAGCTCTGCTCCTGGTAAAAATGGTCACACAAAGCTTTGTGCCCGAGGCCATTGGAGACCTGCTGAAGATGCCAAACTCAAAGAGCTTGTTGCCCAATACGGTCCTCAAAACTGGAATTTGATTGCTGAGAATCTTGAAGGAAGATCAGGTAACCCCAAAACTCTGTCATGAAAAGTGGATAAGAACTATTGTGAGCCAaagatgttaaaaaaaaaagtagtacATTTTTGCATTGATCACCATCAGGGAAGGGAAAAAGGGTGTACCTTTTTATTCTTTTCTTGATTGgttattttcaaaaaaatttccaTGGAGACTATTACTGAAAAATATCCAATCTTTAagatttttttaagcattttgtcTGTTGAAGTTAAGCATATTTTAATTTCTCAGGGAAGAGCTGTAGATTAAGGTGGTTTAATCAGCTGGATCCAAGAATAAACAGGAGGTCTTTCACTGAGGAAGAAGAGGAGAGACTCTTCGCTGCTCATAGATTGTATGGTAACAAATGGGCTATGATTGCTCGGCTTTTCCCTGGCAGGACTGATAATGCTGTGAAGAACCATTGGCATGTGATCATGGCTAGGAGACATAGAGAACAATCCAGCATTTACAGGAGGAGGAAGCCCTCTTCTTCCTCACAAATCGCCCCACCCATCAAGGGACTTGATGTTAATTTGCAAAACAATGCTTGCAGTGATTCAACAACCATATCTAGCACCATTGATGAATCTGCCTCAACATGCACTGATCTCTCCCTTAGTCCTTCTACCAAAGCACCTCCTAACCTTCTCACTAGGTTCAGTCCCCAAGGAGCTCCCATGGGTAGGTTTATACCCCCATCCCCTCCTCTTCCTCCCCAAAATCTATATTATTTGTCAGTTTATGTGGTTTTCTTTAGTGGGTTTATTATAACCTTTTTTTTTCCTGCCTCTTGTTGATGGATTTATGGGTTTTCAGGTTCATTTGCTGAGAAGGAAGTGACAAtgggaaatttggattttgacaaGTTCTATTTCAGTAGGGGCAAAGGATTCTATCAAACTGGGTCTATGGGAGTGGTTATGGGGCAGGACCAGCCTGGTCAGTCAGATTCAAACTCGGATGTGTCTGCAACTGAGTCAGTTGGCACAGCCGTGATCGGTGACAATGAAAATGGGAATGGGAAAATCAATATGACCTTTATTGACTTCCTCGGGGTAGGAGCTACATAAGATGTGTTCATTTTggtataaaattagagaaaaccaGGTGATCATAACAaagaggaaaaaaagaaaaagaagagaagtgGATCTCAGGTCTCAGCCTCATTTGCTACAGACTACAGTGTCTCATATACAGTTAGTTCCATATGTAGTAAAAGAGAACAAGAGTAAAAATAGGTAAATAGGAGGGGAAGCTGTAGTAGCAGCAGCAGCTACCCTGTTTGTTTAAAAAATAATCctttaaaaaaagaagaaaaagaaaacccTCTTAGTTTTGGACTTCTGTAGCAAAAAAACATCAGGGCTAAGTCCTTCTCTATGATGTTCATGGCATTTTGTACGAGCAAGAGAGGCAAAAGCCAAAGCCAACATTTGATGTGTCATTTTTCTTGAATCTCTTATGACCAGTGAGTACTGACTGAAACGTGAATGAACCTGCCGCCCATCTTTCATGACTTTTC
It encodes:
- the LOC110641251 gene encoding transcription factor CSA: MSVQHLRSDNNSFSGCQNMNFLPPPAASQLYLARFGVMGKSRETETKNPQTGFQFLSHSMDQNGKPWSIQQVENRGTKRPHDGSDGIFGIQKKDLSLNLVEEEEPKSSAPGKNGHTKLCARGHWRPAEDAKLKELVAQYGPQNWNLIAENLEGRSGKSCRLRWFNQLDPRINRRSFTEEEEERLFAAHRLYGNKWAMIARLFPGRTDNAVKNHWHVIMARRHREQSSIYRRRKPSSSSQIAPPIKGLDVNLQNNACSDSTTISSTIDESASTCTDLSLSPSTKAPPNLLTRFSPQGAPMGSFAEKEVTMGNLDFDKFYFSRGKGFYQTGSMGVVMGQDQPGQSDSNSDVSATESVGTAVIGDNENGNGKINMTFIDFLGVGAT